One Peromyscus leucopus breed LL Stock chromosome 6, UCI_PerLeu_2.1, whole genome shotgun sequence genomic region harbors:
- the Efna3 gene encoding ephrin-A3 isoform X2 encodes MAAAPLLLLLLLVPVPLLPLLAQGPGGALGNRHAVYWNSSNQHLRREGYTVQVNVNDYLDIYCPHYNSSGPGGGAEQYVLYMVNLSGYRTCNASQGSKRWECNRQHASHSPIKFSEKFQRYSAFSLGYEFHAGQEYYYISTPTHNLHWKCLRMKVFVCCASKDFEGESPQVPKLEKSISGTSPKREHLPLAVGIAFFLMTLLAS; translated from the exons ATGGCGGCGGctccgctgctgctgctgctgctgctcgtgCCCgtgccgctgctgccgctgctggcCCAGGGGCCTGGGGGCGCGCTGGGAAACCGGCATGCGGTGTATTGGAACAGCTCCAACCAGCA CCTGCGGCGAGAGGGCTACACGGTGCAGGTGAACGTGAACGACTATCTGGATATCTACTGTCCGCACTACAACAGCTCCGGGCCCGGCGGCGGGGCGGAGCAGTACGTGCTGTACATGGTGAACCTGAGCGGCTACCGCACTTGCAACGCGAGCCAAGGCTCCAAGCGCTGGGAATGCAACCGGCAGCACGCCTCGCACAGCCCCATCAAGTTCTCCGAGAAGTTCCAGCGCTACAGCGCCTTCTCGCTGGGATATGAATTCCACGCCGGCCAAGAATACTACTATATCT CCACGCCCACTCACAACCTGCACTGGAAGTGTCTGAGGATGAAGGTGTTCGTCTGCTGCGCCTCCA AAGACTTTGAGGGCGAGAGTCCCCAGGTGCCCAAGCTTGAGAAGAGCATCAGCGGGACCAGCCCCAAGCGGGAACACCTGCCTCTGGCCGTGGGCATCGCCTTCTTCCTTATGACACTCTTGGCCTCCTAG
- the Efna3 gene encoding ephrin-A3 isoform X3: MVNLSGYRTCNASQGSKRWECNRQHASHSPIKFSEKFQRYSAFSLGYEFHAGQEYYYISTPTHNLHWKCLRMKVFVCCASTSHSGEKPVPTLPQFTMGPNVKINVLEDFEGESPQVPKLEKSISGTSPKREHLPLAVGIAFFLMTLLAS, from the exons ATGGTGAACCTGAGCGGCTACCGCACTTGCAACGCGAGCCAAGGCTCCAAGCGCTGGGAATGCAACCGGCAGCACGCCTCGCACAGCCCCATCAAGTTCTCCGAGAAGTTCCAGCGCTACAGCGCCTTCTCGCTGGGATATGAATTCCACGCCGGCCAAGAATACTACTATATCT CCACGCCCACTCACAACCTGCACTGGAAGTGTCTGAGGATGAAGGTGTTCGTCTGCTGCGCCTCCA CATCGCACTCCGGGGAGAAGCCGGTCCCCACTCTCCCCCAGTTCACCATGGGCCCCAATGTGAAGATCAACGTGTTGG AAGACTTTGAGGGCGAGAGTCCCCAGGTGCCCAAGCTTGAGAAGAGCATCAGCGGGACCAGCCCCAAGCGGGAACACCTGCCTCTGGCCGTGGGCATCGCCTTCTTCCTTATGACACTCTTGGCCTCCTAG
- the Efna3 gene encoding ephrin-A3 isoform X1 yields MAAAPLLLLLLLVPVPLLPLLAQGPGGALGNRHAVYWNSSNQHLRREGYTVQVNVNDYLDIYCPHYNSSGPGGGAEQYVLYMVNLSGYRTCNASQGSKRWECNRQHASHSPIKFSEKFQRYSAFSLGYEFHAGQEYYYISTPTHNLHWKCLRMKVFVCCASTSHSGEKPVPTLPQFTMGPNVKINVLEDFEGESPQVPKLEKSISGTSPKREHLPLAVGIAFFLMTLLAS; encoded by the exons ATGGCGGCGGctccgctgctgctgctgctgctgctcgtgCCCgtgccgctgctgccgctgctggcCCAGGGGCCTGGGGGCGCGCTGGGAAACCGGCATGCGGTGTATTGGAACAGCTCCAACCAGCA CCTGCGGCGAGAGGGCTACACGGTGCAGGTGAACGTGAACGACTATCTGGATATCTACTGTCCGCACTACAACAGCTCCGGGCCCGGCGGCGGGGCGGAGCAGTACGTGCTGTACATGGTGAACCTGAGCGGCTACCGCACTTGCAACGCGAGCCAAGGCTCCAAGCGCTGGGAATGCAACCGGCAGCACGCCTCGCACAGCCCCATCAAGTTCTCCGAGAAGTTCCAGCGCTACAGCGCCTTCTCGCTGGGATATGAATTCCACGCCGGCCAAGAATACTACTATATCT CCACGCCCACTCACAACCTGCACTGGAAGTGTCTGAGGATGAAGGTGTTCGTCTGCTGCGCCTCCA CATCGCACTCCGGGGAGAAGCCGGTCCCCACTCTCCCCCAGTTCACCATGGGCCCCAATGTGAAGATCAACGTGTTGG AAGACTTTGAGGGCGAGAGTCCCCAGGTGCCCAAGCTTGAGAAGAGCATCAGCGGGACCAGCCCCAAGCGGGAACACCTGCCTCTGGCCGTGGGCATCGCCTTCTTCCTTATGACACTCTTGGCCTCCTAG